DNA sequence from the Plasmodium vivax scf_7133 genomic scaffold, whole genome shotgun sequence genome:
TTCGTTTAACTAAGCGGTTCACAAAGTATGTAAAGACCTCCTTAATACTTCCATTTTCACTCATCAGAAGtgcaattttataaaaaaaatgaccctTCTCGAATCATTCTAAACGCATAAAGGTAAAATGCGTTGGGCAATCCTTCTTTATATACAAGCGCAAATCtaattgtttttccccttttcataGTTCCCATTTTCACTAATAATGCTATTCAAAGGTGCAACATGCTTAGCCAAAAAGAGAGACACATCATCAGAATGTTGCCTTTTTCTAAATTACATTATCATCCAATTTTAACCAAAATCGccatacattttttgctgTACATTTCTGCGGTTGaacattttgttctttaaaaaaaagaaacgtcCTACAAAAAATCTGCGCAAAAATTGTTAACCCAAATAATCGttaatttaaataagaaaagagaaaaatataaagtggATAAATGAAAGGCttaatgagcaaaaaaaaagggcgccTGGCTGATGAAACACACGTTGCGCAATTTCGTAGAGAACAAACTGGTGATAAATAAAACCCCTTCCAAAcggtaaaattttttacatctgTTGGCGCATGAGAACCTTTCgcgatattaaaaaaatagagaaaaacagagaagcaaaaagggaaaaaatgtatacatatgcgtatatatatataaatatatatgtacatatctacataaacattttgaatgtaaaaattttgtgccCCCCTTAACCGGTTGCAACTTTTTACATACAACCCTTTCTTACCTTTTTAACAGCTGCTGCGACCAATTTTGGATATATCAGTTCTGAACccttttatatatgttcTTCTTTAAATTATACTTAATTATTTGGGCGTACTCAGGTAGTGCAATTAAAGCGGTTGTTATTAGTATGGTGTGCGCCCCTACCTCCAGCCGTTAACACAGAAAAATGGTTGCAACATTActccgaaaaaaaaggtttcgTATGACGAAAATGGCATTAATTGTATATTTGGATTAATCACAAATAAATCAATAAAAATTGCTTAAAAGGAATAAGCGCAGCCACTATAGTGAACCTTctaaattacatatatttttgctttaaatgttgtaaaaattattataccCATACGTGAAAGGCAACATAAAATTGGGTTTTGCCATGAACCTTTTGAGCTCATTCCTCCGTAAAATAATGctttaaaaagagaaagagaacAGTCTTTTACATGTTCACCTCTTCGTTAATTGACCAATTTTTAAGTCGCTTATCCTATAGCCATAATTACCAcaacagcaaaaaaaaaaattgatggcCATTTTGCAACTGCATTGCAACTCCTTTGCAACCATTTTTTGATACCCACTTACACACGAAAGtgatcctttttatttcctaaAATGAAATAGAAACGTGCGACGTGCGCATATTTACATACAGCTTGTTATTCACCACCCTGTAGAGCCGCTTACAACGAACCGTTTTAACTCAGAAAAagactcatttttttttttttttaaatatacacaaaCACCAAACCGTGGTTAAAACACCCACATTTCGCTACATCTCAAAGGGTTATTTCCGCCAAAATATAACAACAATAGTAATTAGCAAGTAAAAATCAAGCGCtatcaaaaatgaaagttGCTTTCATTGTCCTGTATATATTTAGCGTTTTATTAGATTTATCCTCGTCGGCAGACATTTTAGACGACTTCCTCGATGTAAGGCGAAAATAGAGCACTAACGTACACATAATGAATCACGTTCGgctgcttttaaaaaattatatcaacCCAAACAAAACATATATAAGCACTTTCCCCCCTTAATTTTATTCGTCTTCCCAGAAATCAAGCAACGAAATTGAAAGACTCACACATGTTAAACTAAAGGACACATCGGAATGGACGGAAAATGTGGAAGAATGGGTCAAGGACGAATGGCACGAATGGATGGACGAAGTGCAAATGGACTGGAAAGAATTCAATAGCTCCCTcgaaagcgaaaaaaacaagtggtttggaaaaaaagaaaaggaaatgatGGAACTTATCAAGTCCATAGAAGATAAATGGCTAGATTTTAATGAAAACATGCATGAAGTGCTTAATTatgccattttaaaaatttccttaATGTGGAGCTTTTCTGAGTGGCAAAAATGGATTAACAAAGATGGCAAACGTATTATAGAAAACCAATGGGAAAGGTGGACcatttcaaataaaaacctttattataaaataattatgaaagAATGgtttaaatggaaaaacaaaaaaattaaacagtGGCTTAAACGTAACTGGTTACACCATGAAGGTAGGATTTTAGAAAATTGGGAGCGTTTACCATACACTAAAATTTTAGCTATGTCTGAGAAAAAACCATGGTTCAATTCGAACGCACAAGTCATCAATGAAAGGGACTACTTTCTCATCTGGattaagaaaaaggaagatttTCTAGTAAACGAAGAACGCGATAAGTGGGAAAATTGGGAATACTACAAAAACGATTTCTTTCAAACATGGATGGACTCCTTTCTTAGCCACTGgctaaatataaaaaaacggGATATACTGCATAGCCAaagttaaaatgaaaattagaaagaaggaaggaaagaaaagaaacgcCCACCGATTAAATACAACGTTTGCATTATTATCAATGAAAAAATCGTAATACCTTCTCCCAAAGAATGTGCTTTAAATTTTCTGAGaataaatgaatgaaaataatgGATAATGATACACAAAGGGAATATGCTTCAATTGTGCGGTAGTACCATTTGAACCCGTTACATTAAATCCTAATAGGGCGACTAACCCacttgaaaaataatatggaaAATCTTTGACAGCAACAGAATTAGCAATTTTCGTATAACCCCCCCAAAGAATTAAAAGGCTAATCTTAAAATGGACGGACgacatatatttttcagcTAAATTTCAAATAAGCCTATTAAAATTTGCATTCATTGCCTGTATTCGCGccttaaatatatttttttcttcgctaCAAATTATGCACACCACTTGAccttgttttattttttaaaacgtgtCTCTGATAATTAGGTTTTATCTACATTTGTCGTTAATTATACGTAGTACCATGTGTACACGTCTGAAAATTAAAGCTTATtaattatgcaattttttatatgtgcaACCCGAACGTTTCGGTATCATCATTTTTCAGTACATTTAAGTGGCTACTTGAATGATGGTGCAAGTACCACCTTTGTTCCCCAAAGTCGGCAAACACGTTCTTCATAGGAACTCTTTTGTGTatttaatttgaaaatgctTATTGCTGATTGAAGGATTCATTATGACGACAtcgtttttgctttattctgctttgttttgctttgttttgctttattctgctttgttttgttttgttttgttttttttttcccattttgattaTATGATGAAAACCCGAATTGTATAACCCTTCTTCGTTAGACATTTATGCGTTAATAGtaattattacatatgtGCTTATACATGTGCGTATACATATGCCtatacatatgcgtacatTTTACGGGCAGACTGGCATAACCGCATAAAAATCTTGCCATTCGTGGTGCCTTCTCATTACACAAAATGTAACCCTCATACGAatttaatttcaaaaaaatgaaaattcgttcttttattcttttttttaaaactcatGTTCTTAGCAACTACGTTAATAAAACgcaaatatttacaaacaaGACATTTACTTCTTGAAGAATCTACGAACATGAAACGTCGAATTGATCGAAGATTATACAAAATTCTTTTCGAAATTgtgcatattattttttatacccTTTCTTATTACAACttttcaaaaggggaaaaaaaaaacttattcaTATACtgaagtaaaataatttaagtgAATCCCCTTCACCAAAAGCATAACATATGCGTATGTTGAActgataaaaatgtaaaaaatccTGAGAAAGTACAGAC
Encoded proteins:
- a CDS encoding tryptophan-rich antigen (Pv-fam-a) (encoded by transcript PVX_125728A); its protein translation is MKVAFIVLYIFSVLLDLSSSADILDDFLDKSSNEIERLTHVKLKDTSEWTENVEEWVKDEWHEWMDEVQMDWKEFNSSLESEKNKWFGKKEKEMMELIKSIEDKWLDFNENMHEVLNYAILKISLMWSFSEWQKWINKDGKRIIENQWERWTISNKNLYYKIIMKEWFKWKNKKIKQWLKRNWLHHEGRILENWERLPYTKILAMSEKKPWFNSNAQVINERDYFLIWIKKKEDFLVNEERDKWENWEYYKNDFFQTWMDSFLSHWLNIKKRDILHSQS